The window CAAAATCGGATATCTGTAAGGGATTGTGCTATTCAATTGCAAACACAATCCCTTACAGAAACGGTTTTTGGATGAATGTACTAAGGACTTTCAATCATTAAGACAGCTTGGCGAGACAAGCCGAAAGGGACTCTGGAGTATCACACTGAAGCGTGGTCAGCTTGACACCCTTGGGTTTGATCTTCCGCAACATGCCCTTGAGTACGGTCTTTGGTCCGACCTCGATAAAGGTATCGACGCCATCCTCAATCATCTGGGTAATAATCTCGCACCAACGAACCCGCGAGGCAATTTGTCGCCCCATCATCTTTTTGATATTTATCGGGTCTGCGGAAGTTTCGGCAGAGACGTTAAAATATACAGGGGTCTGAGGCTCCTTAAATTCAACTTCAGTAAGAAAATCTTCAAAATCCGGTACCGCATCCGCCACCAGCGGGCTATGATTTGCTACACTGACATTGAGCGGAATTACCTTGGCGCCTTTTTCTTCTGCCATTACACTGATGTCGTCAAGACCTTGCATATCTCCGGAGATAATAACCTGTTCCGGCGTGTTGTGATTTGCTGTCGTTACAACACCCTCACCCTGGTACTTACTGATAAGCTGGTCAACTTCATCTATTGTCAAACCAACCACAGCCCGCATACCACCAGGATTCTGACGGCCTTCACGCTCCATGAGCGAACCACGCTTAGCCACCAGCCGAATAGTATCTTCAACGCTAAGTACCCCGGCCGCACACAGTGCGGAGTATTCGCCAAGGCTGTGACCTGCAAAGTAACTTACCTTTTGCTCACCGAGTTCTTTCTCCATCGCTTTCCAGCAGATGAGATTGGTCGCGGTAATCGCCGGTTGCAGATTGGCGTTCATGGTAAGTTCTTCCATCGGGCCGTTGTTTATGAGTTTTTCCAACGGCAAATCACTAATCTCTTCGGCAAGTTTCAGCAAATTGTTGCTTTCAACACTTTCCTGTACGAAATCGCTGCCCATACCAAGATATTGTGAACCCTGACCTGGAAATATAACTGCTATTTTCATTGAACGTTCCCCTTCTGACCTTTTCTTGATTCCAAGAGAGAGATCAGGATAAATACACCGGCACCAACACATATGGCTGAATCCGCAACATTAAATGCCGGCCAGTGGTAGTTTCCTACATATACGTCTAAAAAATCGACCACTGAACCAAAGCGAACCCTGTCAACAAGGTTACCGGCTGCTCCTCCCGCAATACTGGCAAAAGCAAAGCAATACCACGGGCTCTCTTTTCTCATTACAAAATAGCCGATGGTCAAGCCAACCATGGCGACAAGTCCCACTCCTAAAAAGAAGTAGTGGCGCCATGGAGAATCCACATCAGCTAAAAAACTAAATGCTGCACCCGAATTCGTCACGAAGACGAGATTGAAGAATCCAGGGATAACTTCCCTGGATTCATACAGGTGAAACGAATTAACTATCACATGCTTCGTGTATTGGTCCGCGATAAAGACTATCACGGCAATTATAAAATATGGCACGTCTACTCTTCAGCTGGCAAGTCCATTTCTGCAACAACACCTGCACAGCGCTCGCAGATTAACGGATGATTGCTGTCCATACCTACTGTGGTAGAGCGTGTCCAGCAACGTTCACATTTAGCACCCGGTGCGGGCCGAACCGCAACCTTCACTCCGGGCAACTCCTCACTTGCTATAACGTTCTCTACAACACCGGATGCTGTTTCGAGATCGTTGAGCTCGGAGACGATTGAAATCTCTTTGATGGTCTGCCATTCCTGTTTGACAAACTCAGCGAGTTCTCCTTCAACAGAAAGCAATACCTCTGCTTCCAGTGGATGTCCAATCACTTTCTCCCGCCGTGCGTGCTCAAGAGCACCGGTAATTTCGGAGCGAATTTTAATCAGCCTGGTCCAACGTGCCTCTCGCTCGGCATCAATACCTGTCTCGGCAGGCGCTGGGAAATCCGAGAAGAACACGCTCTCATTCAGAGCTGTCTTCTGGTCATGCCCGTGCAGAGACTCCCAGGCTTCCTGAGCGGTAAAACTCAACACAGGGCTCATCAGTCTGAGCAAACCATCAAGGATATCATAGAGCACAGTCTGCGCTGCCCTGCGTGATTCAGAATCTGTTCCCGCAGTGTAGAGACGATCCTTTATGATATCAAGGTAGAAAGCACTCATGGTTGTACCACAAAAATAGTTCAGACCATGATAGATCGAATGAAATTCATACTTTTCGTATGAAGTGTAAACCCTGGATTTCAATTCTTCAAATTTTGCCAGTGCCCAGCGATCGAGTTCCG of the Desulfosediminicola ganghwensis genome contains:
- the fabD gene encoding ACP S-malonyltransferase yields the protein MKIAVIFPGQGSQYLGMGSDFVQESVESNNLLKLAEEISDLPLEKLINNGPMEELTMNANLQPAITATNLICWKAMEKELGEQKVSYFAGHSLGEYSALCAAGVLSVEDTIRLVAKRGSLMEREGRQNPGGMRAVVGLTIDEVDQLISKYQGEGVVTTANHNTPEQVIISGDMQGLDDISVMAEEKGAKVIPLNVSVANHSPLVADAVPDFEDFLTEVEFKEPQTPVYFNVSAETSADPINIKKMMGRQIASRVRWCEIITQMIEDGVDTFIEVGPKTVLKGMLRKIKPKGVKLTTLQCDTPESLSACLAKLS
- the lspA gene encoding signal peptidase II, whose product is MPYFIIAVIVFIADQYTKHVIVNSFHLYESREVIPGFFNLVFVTNSGAAFSFLADVDSPWRHYFFLGVGLVAMVGLTIGYFVMRKESPWYCFAFASIAGGAAGNLVDRVRFGSVVDFLDVYVGNYHWPAFNVADSAICVGAGVFILISLLESRKGQKGNVQ